The following are encoded in a window of Vespula vulgaris chromosome 8, iyVesVulg1.1, whole genome shotgun sequence genomic DNA:
- the LOC127066000 gene encoding MICOS complex subunit Mic10-like, with the protein MAASWSEDDIGRKWDRCFADSFLKLSCGVVIGGVVSLFFFRRRKWPLIIGAGFGLGMAYSECEREINAFANQYNFESKCDGKKK; encoded by the exons ATGGCTGCTTCCTGGTCCGAAGATGATATTGGACGAAAATGGGATCGCTGCTTTGCAGACTCCTTTCTGaaattaa GTTGTGGAGTAGTCATTGGTGGAgtagtttctttattttttttcagaa gAAGAAAGTGGCCACTAATAATTGGTGCTGGATTTGGATTAGGTATGGCATATTCTGAATGTGAACGGGAAATTAATGCATTTGcaaatcaatataattttgaaagtaaatgtgatggaaagaaaaagtag
- the LOC127065999 gene encoding sugar transporter SWEET1 codes for MVLEDYKDIIGTCAAITTIGHMLSGTVICKDIHKKRTSEGFDPMPFLGGVGMSILMLRYAWMLGDPTMIKVNVFGLIANTVYMAVYCYYSPHMKDTLALISKAVIFVAVFLAYTQVEHPDKVEYRYGIITTMLLLFLIASPLIHLRKIIETKDTSILPFPLIVMGTAVSFQWLLYGLIINNVFVIFQNSVGFVLSLAQLSLFIIFPSKSSKTPVPNVEKKKD; via the exons ATGGTTCTAGAAgattataaagatattattgGTACATGCGCTGCAATTACAACAATAGGACATATGCTATCAGGAAC TGTAATATGCAAGGATATTCACAAAAAGAGAACCTCGGAGGGCTTCGATCCTATGCCCTTTTTAGGTGGTGTAGGAAT GTCTATATTAATGCTTCGCTATGCCTGGATGCTTGGCGATCCTACCATGATTAAAGTTAATGTTTTTGGATTAATAGCAAACACTGTATATATGGCTGTGTATTGCTATTATTCTCCACATATG aaagataCGCTTGCTTTAATAAGTAAAGCAGTGATTTTTGTAGCAGTATTTCTCGCGTATACTCAAGTGGAGCATCCTGACAAAGTTGAATACAGATATGGTATAATTACAACTATGCtacttctatttttaatagcaTCTCCTCTTATACATCTT AGAAAGATTATAGAGACCAAAGATACATCAATTCTTCCATTTCCACTTATTGTTATGGGTACGGCAGTATCATTTCAATGGTTGTTATATGgacttattataaataatgtttttgtGATT TTTCAGAACTCTGTTGGTTTTGTTCTATCATTGGCTCAATTgtcattgtttattatttttccttcaaaATCTTCAAAAACTCCAGTGCCaaatgtagagaaaaaaaaggattaa
- the LOC127065997 gene encoding dnaJ homolog subfamily C member 16 isoform X4 translates to MSITYRSFENVIVPKTFRTPYLILFYSDWCFACLQIEPTWRRLIDELEPLGVGLATAHAEKESALARRLGMHTLPCLVITMDGRTSVYKESLFSVQKVVEFLRNKFPYKLIQTVNTNNIDAFLSGWADNRIRALVFEKRDSARLRYLLMAFYYKTRVAFGFVQIGKLETEAITSKYKISGDLDTLLLFNENFEKPMASVSMKDIPTETMHNVIASNKFLVLPRLSNQAVLDSVCPPEWLRPRKRLCAVLISQQNSAVHDLARHKFRQAALESSYSTERVRYTYVFKDTQPEFVSALLAGEGSPLEPLMHIVIIWRRDSNHLKYEWLSKGWFEAAQDESQWNETRHTLEQTIQRLLCASEALPYAAIVGELADEHAQNFLQGTVDRLIGRALLAVDYISDSFTKEQILPLISVLATLMLIGVAGYGMSYLAKLEEANVQAEKAQHKENINSNASQPQLRLHELRAEKYNGLVRLLKPGCRTVILLVDAQSRLKLLPAFHKAVWPYRKNKTLMFGHMSLEKGLDWYKKLLSLTLPEQKELNINARNCVGTVLSLNGHRKYFCMYHAKHPENIKGKGSKRMERITKQFSQRTDDAEAGAFIGFDSSNESDISQDEASGDTVLYHENLLDGLPMWLDRLFEGLTHRYYINYWPEFTAK, encoded by the exons ATGAGCATTACATACAG atCCTTTGAAAATGTGATAGTACCAAAGACTTTCCGGACaccatatttaattttattttattcagatTGGTGTTTTGCATGTTTACAAATTGAACCTACGTGGCGGCGTTTAATCGATGAATTAGAGCCACTAGGAGTTGGTTTAGCTACAGCTCATGCTGAAAAAGAATCGGCTTTGGCTAGACGACTTGGTATGCATACTCTTCCTTGCCTTGTTATTACGATGGATGGACGTACTAGTGTTTACAAAGAATCGTTATTTAGCGTCCAGAAAGTTGTTG AGTTTTTACGAAATAAGTTTCCATACAAGTTAATACAAACTGTGAATACCAACAATATAGATGCCTTTTTATCCGGTTGGGCAGATAATAGAATACGTGCATTAGTATTTGAGAAGAGAGATTCAGCACGTTTGCGTTATTTGCTCATggcattttattataaaacacgTGTAGCTTTTGGCTTTGTACAG ATTGGAAAATTAGAAACAGAGGCAATTAcatcgaaatataaaatttctggTGATTTAGATACTTTGttactttttaatgaaaattttgagAAACCTATGGCATCTGTTAGTATGAAAGATATACCCACAGAAACAATGCATAATGTTATAGCAAGTAATAAGTTCCTTGTTTTACCAAGATTGTCAAATCAAGCAGTATTGGATTCAGTTTGTCCTCCAGAATGGCTTAGACCACGAAAACGATTATGTGCAGTTTTAATATCTCAACAAAATAGTGCAGTTCATGATTTAGCTAGGCACAAATTCAGACAAGCAGCACTGGAATCGTCTTATAG CACTGAACGAGTCaggtatacgtacgtatttaaaGATACACAGCCAGAATTTGTCTCTGCTTTATTGGCTGGTGAAGGTAGTCCATTAGAACCATTAATGCACATTGTTATTATATGGAGAAGAGATTCGaatcatttaaaatatgaatggTTATCTAAGGGATGGTTTGAAGCAGCTCAAGATGAAAGTCAATGGAATGAAACACGTCATACTTTAGAGCAAACTATACAAAGATTGTTATGTGCTTCTGAAGCTCTTCCATATGCAGCTATAGTAGGAGAGTTAGCAGATGAGCATgcacag aattttttacaGGGAACTGTAGATAGACTTATAGGAAGAGCATTACTAGCTGTTGATTATATATCGGACAGTTTTacaaaagaacaaattttacCTTTAATATCAGTATTAGCAACTTTGATGTTGATTGGTGTAGCTGGTTATGGAATGTCATACCTAGC aaaattagaagaagCTAATGTTCAAGCTGAGAAAGCTCAGCACAAGGAAAACATTAATTCTAATGCATCACAACCGCAATTACGATTGCATGAATTACGTGCTGAAAAATATAACGGGCTCGTTCGCCTTTTGAAGCCAGGCTGTCGAACAGTTATATTGCTAGTAGATGCTCAAAGTAGGTTAAAGTTATTGCCAGCTTTTCACAAAGCCGTGTGGCCTTATAG gaaaaataaaacactTATGTTCGGCCATATGTCATTAGAAAAAGGTCTTGATTGGTATAAAAAACTTCTTTCACTGACTTTACCAGAACAAAAGGAACTGAATATAAACGCGAGAAATTGTGTAGGAACCGTGTTATCTTTAAATGGACATCGTAAATATTTCTGTATGTATCATGCTAAACATCCAGAGAATATTAAGGGGAAAGGTTCAAAG CGTATGGAGAGAATAACTAAACAATTTAGTCAACGAACCGATGATGCAGAGGCTGGTGCATTTATTGGTTTTGATAGTTCCAATGAATCTGATATTTCTCAAGATGAG GCAAGTGGAGATACTGTTTTATATCATGAAAATCTTCTGGATGGATTACCTATGTGGCTTGATAGATTATTTGAAGGTTTAACAcatcgttattatataaattattggcCTGAATTCACTGCCAAGTAA
- the LOC127065997 gene encoding dnaJ homolog subfamily C member 16 isoform X2, which yields MLLIDILMTFVSINKRPNYAVKGVGGILPLMKFSFVLVTLFAVCELLPFTVGAEHLGNPYEILGIPRHATLRDIRKAYKNLVKEWHPDKTDHPAAENKFVEITKAYELLTDPERRRKFDNHGITEESFPRQRRESSRLNILDPLEEFFGGNFKFHYQNRDIALFHKMSITYRSFENVIVPKTFRTPYLILFYSDWCFACLQIEPTWRRLIDELEPLGVGLATAHAEKESALARRLGMHTLPCLVITMDGRTSVYKESLFSVQKVVEFLRNKFPYKLIQTVNTNNIDAFLSGWADNRIRALVFEKRDSARLRYLLMAFYYKTRVAFGFVQIGKLETEAITSKYKISGDLDTLLLFNENFEKPMASVSMKDIPTETMHNVIASNKFLVLPRLSNQAVLDSVCPPEWLRPRKRLCAVLISQQNSAVHDLARHKFRQAALESSYSTERVRYTYVFKDTQPEFVSALLAGEGSPLEPLMHIVIIWRRDSNHLKYEWLSKGWFEAAQDESQWNETRHTLEQTIQRLLCASEALPYAAIVGELADEHAQGTVDRLIGRALLAVDYISDSFTKEQILPLISVLATLMLIGVAGYGMSYLAKLEEANVQAEKAQHKENINSNASQPQLRLHELRAEKYNGLVRLLKPGCRTVILLVDAQSRLKLLPAFHKAVWPYRKNKTLMFGHMSLEKGLDWYKKLLSLTLPEQKELNINARNCVGTVLSLNGHRKYFCMYHAKHPENIKGKGSKRMERITKQFSQRTDDAEAGAFIGFDSSNESDISQDEASGDTVLYHENLLDGLPMWLDRLFEGLTHRYYINYWPEFTAK from the exons ATGTTATTGATTGATATTTTGATGACCTTCgtatcaataaataaacgGCCGAATTATGCTGTAAAAGGTGTGGGGGGCATATTACCATTAATGaaattctcttttgttttggTAACTCTTTTTGCGGTCTGTGAATTGTTACCTTTTACCGTTGGTGCGGAACATTTGGGAAATCCTTATGAAATATTAGGCATTCCAAGACATGCCACTTTACGAGATATTCGAAAGGCATACAAAAACCTTGTTAAAGAATg GCATCCTGACAAAACTGATCATCCAGCCGCTGAGAATAAATTTGTGGAAATAACAAAAGCTTATGAG CTTCTTACAGATcctgaaagaaggagaaaattcGATAATCATGGGATAACCGAGGAGAGCTTTCCTagacagagaagagaaagcagtcgtttaaatatattagatcCATTGGAAGAATTCTTTGGTGgaaattttaaatttcattatcaaaATCGTGATATCGCATTGTTCCATAAAATGAGCATTACATACAG atCCTTTGAAAATGTGATAGTACCAAAGACTTTCCGGACaccatatttaattttattttattcagatTGGTGTTTTGCATGTTTACAAATTGAACCTACGTGGCGGCGTTTAATCGATGAATTAGAGCCACTAGGAGTTGGTTTAGCTACAGCTCATGCTGAAAAAGAATCGGCTTTGGCTAGACGACTTGGTATGCATACTCTTCCTTGCCTTGTTATTACGATGGATGGACGTACTAGTGTTTACAAAGAATCGTTATTTAGCGTCCAGAAAGTTGTTG AGTTTTTACGAAATAAGTTTCCATACAAGTTAATACAAACTGTGAATACCAACAATATAGATGCCTTTTTATCCGGTTGGGCAGATAATAGAATACGTGCATTAGTATTTGAGAAGAGAGATTCAGCACGTTTGCGTTATTTGCTCATggcattttattataaaacacgTGTAGCTTTTGGCTTTGTACAG ATTGGAAAATTAGAAACAGAGGCAATTAcatcgaaatataaaatttctggTGATTTAGATACTTTGttactttttaatgaaaattttgagAAACCTATGGCATCTGTTAGTATGAAAGATATACCCACAGAAACAATGCATAATGTTATAGCAAGTAATAAGTTCCTTGTTTTACCAAGATTGTCAAATCAAGCAGTATTGGATTCAGTTTGTCCTCCAGAATGGCTTAGACCACGAAAACGATTATGTGCAGTTTTAATATCTCAACAAAATAGTGCAGTTCATGATTTAGCTAGGCACAAATTCAGACAAGCAGCACTGGAATCGTCTTATAG CACTGAACGAGTCaggtatacgtacgtatttaaaGATACACAGCCAGAATTTGTCTCTGCTTTATTGGCTGGTGAAGGTAGTCCATTAGAACCATTAATGCACATTGTTATTATATGGAGAAGAGATTCGaatcatttaaaatatgaatggTTATCTAAGGGATGGTTTGAAGCAGCTCAAGATGAAAGTCAATGGAATGAAACACGTCATACTTTAGAGCAAACTATACAAAGATTGTTATGTGCTTCTGAAGCTCTTCCATATGCAGCTATAGTAGGAGAGTTAGCAGATGAGCATgcacag GGAACTGTAGATAGACTTATAGGAAGAGCATTACTAGCTGTTGATTATATATCGGACAGTTTTacaaaagaacaaattttacCTTTAATATCAGTATTAGCAACTTTGATGTTGATTGGTGTAGCTGGTTATGGAATGTCATACCTAGC aaaattagaagaagCTAATGTTCAAGCTGAGAAAGCTCAGCACAAGGAAAACATTAATTCTAATGCATCACAACCGCAATTACGATTGCATGAATTACGTGCTGAAAAATATAACGGGCTCGTTCGCCTTTTGAAGCCAGGCTGTCGAACAGTTATATTGCTAGTAGATGCTCAAAGTAGGTTAAAGTTATTGCCAGCTTTTCACAAAGCCGTGTGGCCTTATAG gaaaaataaaacactTATGTTCGGCCATATGTCATTAGAAAAAGGTCTTGATTGGTATAAAAAACTTCTTTCACTGACTTTACCAGAACAAAAGGAACTGAATATAAACGCGAGAAATTGTGTAGGAACCGTGTTATCTTTAAATGGACATCGTAAATATTTCTGTATGTATCATGCTAAACATCCAGAGAATATTAAGGGGAAAGGTTCAAAG CGTATGGAGAGAATAACTAAACAATTTAGTCAACGAACCGATGATGCAGAGGCTGGTGCATTTATTGGTTTTGATAGTTCCAATGAATCTGATATTTCTCAAGATGAG GCAAGTGGAGATACTGTTTTATATCATGAAAATCTTCTGGATGGATTACCTATGTGGCTTGATAGATTATTTGAAGGTTTAACAcatcgttattatataaattattggcCTGAATTCACTGCCAAGTAA
- the LOC127065997 gene encoding dnaJ homolog subfamily C member 16 isoform X3, producing MHPDKTDHPAAENKFVEITKAYELLTDPERRRKFDNHGITEESFPRQRRESSRLNILDPLEEFFGGNFKFHYQNRDIALFHKMSITYRSFENVIVPKTFRTPYLILFYSDWCFACLQIEPTWRRLIDELEPLGVGLATAHAEKESALARRLGMHTLPCLVITMDGRTSVYKESLFSVQKVVEFLRNKFPYKLIQTVNTNNIDAFLSGWADNRIRALVFEKRDSARLRYLLMAFYYKTRVAFGFVQIGKLETEAITSKYKISGDLDTLLLFNENFEKPMASVSMKDIPTETMHNVIASNKFLVLPRLSNQAVLDSVCPPEWLRPRKRLCAVLISQQNSAVHDLARHKFRQAALESSYSTERVRYTYVFKDTQPEFVSALLAGEGSPLEPLMHIVIIWRRDSNHLKYEWLSKGWFEAAQDESQWNETRHTLEQTIQRLLCASEALPYAAIVGELADEHAQNFLQGTVDRLIGRALLAVDYISDSFTKEQILPLISVLATLMLIGVAGYGMSYLAKLEEANVQAEKAQHKENINSNASQPQLRLHELRAEKYNGLVRLLKPGCRTVILLVDAQSRLKLLPAFHKAVWPYRKNKTLMFGHMSLEKGLDWYKKLLSLTLPEQKELNINARNCVGTVLSLNGHRKYFCMYHAKHPENIKGKGSKRMERITKQFSQRTDDAEAGAFIGFDSSNESDISQDEASGDTVLYHENLLDGLPMWLDRLFEGLTHRYYINYWPEFTAK from the exons at GCATCCTGACAAAACTGATCATCCAGCCGCTGAGAATAAATTTGTGGAAATAACAAAAGCTTATGAG CTTCTTACAGATcctgaaagaaggagaaaattcGATAATCATGGGATAACCGAGGAGAGCTTTCCTagacagagaagagaaagcagtcgtttaaatatattagatcCATTGGAAGAATTCTTTGGTGgaaattttaaatttcattatcaaaATCGTGATATCGCATTGTTCCATAAAATGAGCATTACATACAG atCCTTTGAAAATGTGATAGTACCAAAGACTTTCCGGACaccatatttaattttattttattcagatTGGTGTTTTGCATGTTTACAAATTGAACCTACGTGGCGGCGTTTAATCGATGAATTAGAGCCACTAGGAGTTGGTTTAGCTACAGCTCATGCTGAAAAAGAATCGGCTTTGGCTAGACGACTTGGTATGCATACTCTTCCTTGCCTTGTTATTACGATGGATGGACGTACTAGTGTTTACAAAGAATCGTTATTTAGCGTCCAGAAAGTTGTTG AGTTTTTACGAAATAAGTTTCCATACAAGTTAATACAAACTGTGAATACCAACAATATAGATGCCTTTTTATCCGGTTGGGCAGATAATAGAATACGTGCATTAGTATTTGAGAAGAGAGATTCAGCACGTTTGCGTTATTTGCTCATggcattttattataaaacacgTGTAGCTTTTGGCTTTGTACAG ATTGGAAAATTAGAAACAGAGGCAATTAcatcgaaatataaaatttctggTGATTTAGATACTTTGttactttttaatgaaaattttgagAAACCTATGGCATCTGTTAGTATGAAAGATATACCCACAGAAACAATGCATAATGTTATAGCAAGTAATAAGTTCCTTGTTTTACCAAGATTGTCAAATCAAGCAGTATTGGATTCAGTTTGTCCTCCAGAATGGCTTAGACCACGAAAACGATTATGTGCAGTTTTAATATCTCAACAAAATAGTGCAGTTCATGATTTAGCTAGGCACAAATTCAGACAAGCAGCACTGGAATCGTCTTATAG CACTGAACGAGTCaggtatacgtacgtatttaaaGATACACAGCCAGAATTTGTCTCTGCTTTATTGGCTGGTGAAGGTAGTCCATTAGAACCATTAATGCACATTGTTATTATATGGAGAAGAGATTCGaatcatttaaaatatgaatggTTATCTAAGGGATGGTTTGAAGCAGCTCAAGATGAAAGTCAATGGAATGAAACACGTCATACTTTAGAGCAAACTATACAAAGATTGTTATGTGCTTCTGAAGCTCTTCCATATGCAGCTATAGTAGGAGAGTTAGCAGATGAGCATgcacag aattttttacaGGGAACTGTAGATAGACTTATAGGAAGAGCATTACTAGCTGTTGATTATATATCGGACAGTTTTacaaaagaacaaattttacCTTTAATATCAGTATTAGCAACTTTGATGTTGATTGGTGTAGCTGGTTATGGAATGTCATACCTAGC aaaattagaagaagCTAATGTTCAAGCTGAGAAAGCTCAGCACAAGGAAAACATTAATTCTAATGCATCACAACCGCAATTACGATTGCATGAATTACGTGCTGAAAAATATAACGGGCTCGTTCGCCTTTTGAAGCCAGGCTGTCGAACAGTTATATTGCTAGTAGATGCTCAAAGTAGGTTAAAGTTATTGCCAGCTTTTCACAAAGCCGTGTGGCCTTATAG gaaaaataaaacactTATGTTCGGCCATATGTCATTAGAAAAAGGTCTTGATTGGTATAAAAAACTTCTTTCACTGACTTTACCAGAACAAAAGGAACTGAATATAAACGCGAGAAATTGTGTAGGAACCGTGTTATCTTTAAATGGACATCGTAAATATTTCTGTATGTATCATGCTAAACATCCAGAGAATATTAAGGGGAAAGGTTCAAAG CGTATGGAGAGAATAACTAAACAATTTAGTCAACGAACCGATGATGCAGAGGCTGGTGCATTTATTGGTTTTGATAGTTCCAATGAATCTGATATTTCTCAAGATGAG GCAAGTGGAGATACTGTTTTATATCATGAAAATCTTCTGGATGGATTACCTATGTGGCTTGATAGATTATTTGAAGGTTTAACAcatcgttattatataaattattggcCTGAATTCACTGCCAAGTAA
- the LOC127065998 gene encoding ribonuclease P protein subunit p30: MDVKLSDGYFDLCINASKDNTSNLRSILLRLYQMGFRTVAINQTIDDSIFDTDKKKKKKKSENNESSVTVPNPLDIADLVKEFEGKLRIFNRLTFIYSDHLKTHMLNHCSNLKKFHLYSVIPRTKTALQFACSQLNTDLITINASCTGFKMNRKLYLQAVERDIHFEIQYADVLNPEQRKVAIHHSHLFYVYGKSRNVIISSGASNVTEIRNPYDVINLGALLGLNEVKAKAAILYQCKHLLLRAERRRYGKVFAIRIREKLEEDNHKESNAKKLKL; the protein is encoded by the exons ATGGATGTGAAATTAAGTGATGGATATTTTGATTTGTGTATAAATGCATCGAAAGATAATACGTCGAATTTGCGTAGTATTTTATTAAGGTTATATCAAA TGGGATTTAGAACAGTGGCAATTAATCAAACCATTGACGATAGTATTTTTGATAccgacaaaaagaagaaaaagaaaaaatcagagAACAACGAAAGTTCAGTTACGGTTCCTAATCCACTTGATATTGCTGATTTAGTAAAAGAATTTGAAGGCAAACTTCGCATTTTTAATAGgctaacatttatttattctgatCACTTAAAAACTCATATGTtg AATCATTGCAGtaatttgaaaaagtttcattTGTATTCTGTGATACCGAGAACAAAAACAGCACTTCAG TTTGCATGTTCACAACTGAATACGGATCTTATTACTATAAATGCATCCTGTACTGGAtttaaaatgaatagaaaactTTATTTACAAGCTgtagaaagagatatacatTTTGAAATACAATATGCAGATGTATTAAATCCAGAACAGCGGAAAGTTGCTATTCAtcattctcatttattttatgtatatggaAAAAGTAGG aatgtGATAATATCAAGTGGGGCAAGTAATGTTACAGAAATTAGAAATCCTTATGATGTCATAAACTT GGGTGCTTTATTAGGATTAAATGAAGTTAAAGCCAAAGCAGCTATTTTGTACCAGTGCAAACACCTACTTTTAAGAGCAG aaaGACGACGTTACGGTAAAGTTTTTGCAATAAGGATAAGAGAAAAGTTGGAAGAAGATAATCATAAAGAATCAAATGCAAAAAAACTAAAGTTATGA
- the LOC127065997 gene encoding dnaJ homolog subfamily C member 16 isoform X1: MLLIDILMTFVSINKRPNYAVKGVGGILPLMKFSFVLVTLFAVCELLPFTVGAEHLGNPYEILGIPRHATLRDIRKAYKNLVKEWHPDKTDHPAAENKFVEITKAYELLTDPERRRKFDNHGITEESFPRQRRESSRLNILDPLEEFFGGNFKFHYQNRDIALFHKMSITYRSFENVIVPKTFRTPYLILFYSDWCFACLQIEPTWRRLIDELEPLGVGLATAHAEKESALARRLGMHTLPCLVITMDGRTSVYKESLFSVQKVVEFLRNKFPYKLIQTVNTNNIDAFLSGWADNRIRALVFEKRDSARLRYLLMAFYYKTRVAFGFVQIGKLETEAITSKYKISGDLDTLLLFNENFEKPMASVSMKDIPTETMHNVIASNKFLVLPRLSNQAVLDSVCPPEWLRPRKRLCAVLISQQNSAVHDLARHKFRQAALESSYSTERVRYTYVFKDTQPEFVSALLAGEGSPLEPLMHIVIIWRRDSNHLKYEWLSKGWFEAAQDESQWNETRHTLEQTIQRLLCASEALPYAAIVGELADEHAQNFLQGTVDRLIGRALLAVDYISDSFTKEQILPLISVLATLMLIGVAGYGMSYLAKLEEANVQAEKAQHKENINSNASQPQLRLHELRAEKYNGLVRLLKPGCRTVILLVDAQSRLKLLPAFHKAVWPYRKNKTLMFGHMSLEKGLDWYKKLLSLTLPEQKELNINARNCVGTVLSLNGHRKYFCMYHAKHPENIKGKGSKRMERITKQFSQRTDDAEAGAFIGFDSSNESDISQDEASGDTVLYHENLLDGLPMWLDRLFEGLTHRYYINYWPEFTAK, translated from the exons ATGTTATTGATTGATATTTTGATGACCTTCgtatcaataaataaacgGCCGAATTATGCTGTAAAAGGTGTGGGGGGCATATTACCATTAATGaaattctcttttgttttggTAACTCTTTTTGCGGTCTGTGAATTGTTACCTTTTACCGTTGGTGCGGAACATTTGGGAAATCCTTATGAAATATTAGGCATTCCAAGACATGCCACTTTACGAGATATTCGAAAGGCATACAAAAACCTTGTTAAAGAATg GCATCCTGACAAAACTGATCATCCAGCCGCTGAGAATAAATTTGTGGAAATAACAAAAGCTTATGAG CTTCTTACAGATcctgaaagaaggagaaaattcGATAATCATGGGATAACCGAGGAGAGCTTTCCTagacagagaagagaaagcagtcgtttaaatatattagatcCATTGGAAGAATTCTTTGGTGgaaattttaaatttcattatcaaaATCGTGATATCGCATTGTTCCATAAAATGAGCATTACATACAG atCCTTTGAAAATGTGATAGTACCAAAGACTTTCCGGACaccatatttaattttattttattcagatTGGTGTTTTGCATGTTTACAAATTGAACCTACGTGGCGGCGTTTAATCGATGAATTAGAGCCACTAGGAGTTGGTTTAGCTACAGCTCATGCTGAAAAAGAATCGGCTTTGGCTAGACGACTTGGTATGCATACTCTTCCTTGCCTTGTTATTACGATGGATGGACGTACTAGTGTTTACAAAGAATCGTTATTTAGCGTCCAGAAAGTTGTTG AGTTTTTACGAAATAAGTTTCCATACAAGTTAATACAAACTGTGAATACCAACAATATAGATGCCTTTTTATCCGGTTGGGCAGATAATAGAATACGTGCATTAGTATTTGAGAAGAGAGATTCAGCACGTTTGCGTTATTTGCTCATggcattttattataaaacacgTGTAGCTTTTGGCTTTGTACAG ATTGGAAAATTAGAAACAGAGGCAATTAcatcgaaatataaaatttctggTGATTTAGATACTTTGttactttttaatgaaaattttgagAAACCTATGGCATCTGTTAGTATGAAAGATATACCCACAGAAACAATGCATAATGTTATAGCAAGTAATAAGTTCCTTGTTTTACCAAGATTGTCAAATCAAGCAGTATTGGATTCAGTTTGTCCTCCAGAATGGCTTAGACCACGAAAACGATTATGTGCAGTTTTAATATCTCAACAAAATAGTGCAGTTCATGATTTAGCTAGGCACAAATTCAGACAAGCAGCACTGGAATCGTCTTATAG CACTGAACGAGTCaggtatacgtacgtatttaaaGATACACAGCCAGAATTTGTCTCTGCTTTATTGGCTGGTGAAGGTAGTCCATTAGAACCATTAATGCACATTGTTATTATATGGAGAAGAGATTCGaatcatttaaaatatgaatggTTATCTAAGGGATGGTTTGAAGCAGCTCAAGATGAAAGTCAATGGAATGAAACACGTCATACTTTAGAGCAAACTATACAAAGATTGTTATGTGCTTCTGAAGCTCTTCCATATGCAGCTATAGTAGGAGAGTTAGCAGATGAGCATgcacag aattttttacaGGGAACTGTAGATAGACTTATAGGAAGAGCATTACTAGCTGTTGATTATATATCGGACAGTTTTacaaaagaacaaattttacCTTTAATATCAGTATTAGCAACTTTGATGTTGATTGGTGTAGCTGGTTATGGAATGTCATACCTAGC aaaattagaagaagCTAATGTTCAAGCTGAGAAAGCTCAGCACAAGGAAAACATTAATTCTAATGCATCACAACCGCAATTACGATTGCATGAATTACGTGCTGAAAAATATAACGGGCTCGTTCGCCTTTTGAAGCCAGGCTGTCGAACAGTTATATTGCTAGTAGATGCTCAAAGTAGGTTAAAGTTATTGCCAGCTTTTCACAAAGCCGTGTGGCCTTATAG gaaaaataaaacactTATGTTCGGCCATATGTCATTAGAAAAAGGTCTTGATTGGTATAAAAAACTTCTTTCACTGACTTTACCAGAACAAAAGGAACTGAATATAAACGCGAGAAATTGTGTAGGAACCGTGTTATCTTTAAATGGACATCGTAAATATTTCTGTATGTATCATGCTAAACATCCAGAGAATATTAAGGGGAAAGGTTCAAAG CGTATGGAGAGAATAACTAAACAATTTAGTCAACGAACCGATGATGCAGAGGCTGGTGCATTTATTGGTTTTGATAGTTCCAATGAATCTGATATTTCTCAAGATGAG GCAAGTGGAGATACTGTTTTATATCATGAAAATCTTCTGGATGGATTACCTATGTGGCTTGATAGATTATTTGAAGGTTTAACAcatcgttattatataaattattggcCTGAATTCACTGCCAAGTAA